The sequence TTTGCCGGGGGCTTCATTCCAGGTATTCTGATGGCTATCTTCCTCATGGTGACTGTATCGATCACTTCCCGTAGAAGGGGTTACCTGCCTGCCAGGGAGAAACCTGCTTCCTTGAAGGAAATTGCGGTGGCCGCAAAAGAGAGTTTTTGGGCTTTGATTTTCCCTATCCTGTTAATTGTAGGAATCAGGTTTGGCGTGTTTACCCCGTCGGAAGCCGGTGCTTTCGCTTGCGTTTATGCCATGTTCGTGGGGATTGTCATCCACCGGGAAATGACTTGGAAGGATTTCAAGGAAGCGGTGCGCAGCAGCGTGATGGACATCGGCGCCATCATGGTTATCGTAGCCTATTCGGGCATTATAGGCTACGGGATAGTCTACGACCGGGTGCCGCAGCACCTGGCGGAGTTTCTCATTGGCGTTACTTCCAATCCGGTCATGCTCTTGTTTATCATCATTATCTTTTTGATTGTCGCCGGCATGTTTGTGGAAACCACCGTGGTGGCCTTACTGCTCACTCCTATCTTGCTGCCGGTGGTGACCAAAGTGGGCGTGGACCCGGTGCATTTCGGTTTGATCATGATGCCGATGGTGACATTAGGCATTATGACACCTCCGCTGGGTATCGCGCTGTATACCGTGTCGTCCATTATGGAATGCCCGCCGGAAGAAGTGGTGAAAGAAGCCATCCCCTTCTACCTGGCCGTGATTGCCGTCATCGCTATCGTCGTTTTCTTCCCGGATTTGGTGCTGTGGTTGCCCAATCTCATTTTTGACTAGTGGAGTGTGATGTGATTGAAATTAGTTTTTCGCTGGTTTGGTGTAGGATTTGATAAGATAACTTTGGAACAAATCAGGCAGATTCCGGGAATTTCCGGCGTGGTCACCAGTTTGATGGATATCCCTGTCGGCGAAGTCTGGCCGTTGGATCGCCTGCAGGCTTTGCAAAAACAAGTGGCGGAGCAGAGCTTGGAATTGGAAGTTATCGAGAGCGTGAATATTCACGAGGATATTAAACTCGGCGTGCCCTCGAGGGACCGGTATATAGAGGCATATATTCAAACCATGAAAAACCTGGCCCAGATCGGGGTGAAAGTCATTTGCTACAATTTCATGCCCGTGCTGGACTGGGTGAGGAGCGAACTGGCCCGGCCCCTGCCCGACGGGTCCAATACCATGGCTTACAAGCATGACTATGTGATGCGGATTGACCCTCGGAAACTGTCGGAGTCTGTAGGGAAGCAGTCCAACGGCTATGCCTTGCCGGGCTGGGAGCCGGAGCGGCTAAAACTGATGTCTGACACCATCGCCAAGTATCAAGATGTTTCCGAGGACCAGTACTGGCGTAATATTAAATACTTTTTGGATGCAGTCATACCTTGGGCTGAGAAATATGATGTAAAACTAGCCATTCATCCCGACGACCCGCCCTGGCCCATCTTTGGTTTACCCAGGGTTATCACCGGCCGGGACAATATCCGGCGGTTTTTGGACTTAAACCCAAGTCCTTACAATGGAATCACCCTTTGCACAGGATCACTGGGGTCCAACCGGGACAATGACCTGCCGGCCATGATCCGGGAGTTTGCCGGGGAAGGCAGGATTCATTTCGCCCATATCCGGAACCTGAAATTTGAATCCGATAAAGACTTTTATGAATCAGCCCACTTGTCCTGCTGCGGTTCTTTTGATATGTTTGCTATCGTTAAGGCTTTCTATGATGCCGGGTTTAAAGGCTATATCAGGCCGGACCACGGCCGGATGATCTGGGGGGAAACCGGCAGGCCCGGTTACGGCCTATATGACCGGGCTCTTGGGGTGACCTATCTTTATGGCTTATGGGAAGCCATTGACAAGATGTCCGCTGATTGATTTTCACCGTCGTGCAGGCTAATATTTAATTATGTACGGCTGATCAAACAGTGAAAGCGGGTTTTGTGATTGTTGGAAATCTTAGCAAAAACCAGACACGAAACCACAAGAGAATACGTGATCCGGGTGCTGCGATATAATATCGAGAATCTCACCCTGAAGCCCGGGCAGCTGGTAAGCGAGAATGAATTGGCCCAGAGCCTCGGGGTAAGTCGTACCCCGGTCCGGGAAGCGCTGATTGAGCTGTCCCGTACCGGCGTGGTGGAGATTTACCCGCAGAAAGGTACCTTTATTTCCCTGATCGATTTGTCTATTGTGGAAGAGGCGCGCTTTTTGCGGTGCACCGTGGAAAAGGCCATTGTGCAGCTGGCATGTGAAATGTGTTCTGAAGAAGACTTGGCTGCCCTGGAGGACAACCTGCAGCTGCAGCGGGCCTGCGTGGAGCGCAATGATTACCGGCGGTTGATGAGCCTGGATAATGAGTTCCACCGGTTGATGTATGCCGCCTGCAATAAGGAAATGACTTACAGTCTCATCCAGTCGGTAATGACTCATTTCAATCGAGTGCGGCTGTTGAACCTGGCCGAAATGGATATGCAGCGCACCGTTGACGATCATGAAGCCATTTTAAAGGCCGTCAAGAGCCGCAATAAAGATGAGGCCGTCGCCGTGGTGGAGCGGCACTTGAGCAGGGTCCTCTTTGACAAGAATTACCTGATGCAGCTCCACCCGGATTATTTCAAATAAGGGTTTTAGAAAGGGTAATCCCGCCGCCGGCGGGGATTACCCTTTCATTATTTCAGGGGACGCGATTTAGCCCCATCCTTATATGTGATAGTTCACATTACCACTAAAGTTTGACCGTGCGGGAGTTCCCGGTCAGGTCGGCAAAGGTGGCTTCTGCCTGGTCGGCGTAAAAAATTTCAAAAATGTCGTCGTCTTCGCTGTACATGCTTCTCAGGGAAGGCATGTGGTCCAGGGCCGCTTTTTTCGTTTCCCGGCTGGTGATGAATACGGCTTTGCCTCTTAAACGCAGCCACTTTGTCCCGTCTGCGCTGGTGGCGCTGATTTCGAGATTGGGATTGACTTGCAGCTGCCGGTATACTTCTTTTTGATTGTTGGTGCAGAAGCACAGCTTGCCGTCGTAATTCATGACAAAACCGAAAGGCCGCACCCTGGGCAGGCTCCCGTCAACGGTTGCTACATAGAATACCCGGTTCTCCGTTAAGAATGCCAGTACCTCATCCATTGCATTTGACTCCTTTCAATCATTTGCTTGTATTGTCATAATTATTATAATGCATATAATCTCAATAATCCAAGCTTTGCTATCCTTTTGGCGGCGACATTATATCTTGATTATCCAGGCAGGGGTTTTTAGAATAAAAGGTACAGGCAAAACGGCGGGAGTTCGATGTACGGCGTGGGCGCATGCGGCGCAATTAGTTCTCAGGGGAGGGTGGAGTATGAGCGAAAAAACGACGCCAAGCAAGCTGTTCCTGCTGCCGGTGGTGTTGATCACCGCTTGTTTATCCGGGTTAGCCGGTTGGGGCGGCGCCTACCTTGCCCTGTCGGGGCAGCCGGTGCCGGCGGTGCAGCAAGAAGCATGGCCCGGCAGCTCTTATCAAGGGGTATCCACGGCAGCGGCCCGGGATGAAACAGGTGCCCTATCCATTCCGGAAATTGTCCAGCTGGCTGGTCCGTCGGTGGTGGAAATCACCACGGAAACGGTAAAGACGGATCTGGTCATGCGGCAGTATATCTCCGGCGGGGCCGGCAGCGGGGTCATTATTGCCCAGGACGGTTACATTGTCACCAACTATCATGTCATCGACGGGGCCCGGCGGATTTCCGTGACAACCCATGACGGGCGGAACTTTGAAGCCAAAGTGGTCGGTAAAGATCCACAGACGGATCTGGCGGTACTGAAGGTGGAGGCCGCGGGGCTGAGGCCGGCGGTTTTTGGTGATTCGGACAAGTTGGTGGTGGGTGAACTGGCCGTAGCCATCGGCAACCCCTTAGGCGAACTGGGGGGCACGGTCACGGAAGGCATTATTTCCGCCCTCAACCGGGATATCATCATCGACGGCCAGACCATGAACTTGCTGCAGACTTCAGCCGCCATTAACCCGGGCAATTCGGGAGGAGGCCTTTTTAACAGCAAGGGTGAGCTCATCGGCATCGTCAATGCCAAGTCCAGCGGCCTGGGCATTGAGGGAATCGGCTTTGCTATTCCGTCCAATACCGTCCAGGACATTGCCTGGCAGCTGGTGGAATACGGCTACGTAAGGGGCCGGGTGGAAGTCGGGGTGACCCTGGTTGATATTGCCGACGTGCGGGCAGCCATGCTGTACGGCGTGCCCCGGTTGGGCGTGTACGTGATTAGTGTACTGTATGAAGACACCGGCTTCCAACCGGGCGACCGGATTGTGAGCGTGGAGGGGAGAGAGATTAACAGCAGTAAAGAGTTTAAGAACATCATCAGCGGGTACAAAGTAGGGGACAACCTCAAAGTAGTGGTGCAGCGGGGCAGGAGTTTCATCGAACTACAGGTGACTTTAAGAGAAGCTCAGGGCCGTAGATAAAGGGTAACTCGTGCATGGGAGTTACCCTTTTCTCTTGGTACGCAGGGCGTAAGGGCCATCCACAGGATAAGAATTCGGAACTGTGGGAATCCTGGTAGCCGGATCTTCCTAATTCTGTCGAATTGGGTGGGTGTCAGCAACACTTCTTGATCATCCACGAAAACCGTGTAACGGAAAGGGTTTAAC is a genomic window of Clostridia bacterium containing:
- a CDS encoding GntR family transcriptional regulator; translation: MLEILAKTRHETTREYVIRVLRYNIENLTLKPGQLVSENELAQSLGVSRTPVREALIELSRTGVVEIYPQKGTFISLIDLSIVEEARFLRCTVEKAIVQLACEMCSEEDLAALEDNLQLQRACVERNDYRRLMSLDNEFHRLMYAACNKEMTYSLIQSVMTHFNRVRLLNLAEMDMQRTVDDHEAILKAVKSRNKDEAVAVVERHLSRVLFDKNYLMQLHPDYFK
- a CDS encoding pyridoxamine 5-phosphate oxidase, which codes for MDEVLAFLTENRVFYVATVDGSLPRVRPFGFVMNYDGKLCFCTNNQKEVYRQLQVNPNLEISATSADGTKWLRLRGKAVFITSRETKKAALDHMPSLRSMYSEDDDIFEIFYADQAEATFADLTGNSRTVKL
- the uxuA gene encoding mannonate dehydratase → MKLVFRWFGVGFDKITLEQIRQIPGISGVVTSLMDIPVGEVWPLDRLQALQKQVAEQSLELEVIESVNIHEDIKLGVPSRDRYIEAYIQTMKNLAQIGVKVICYNFMPVLDWVRSELARPLPDGSNTMAYKHDYVMRIDPRKLSESVGKQSNGYALPGWEPERLKLMSDTIAKYQDVSEDQYWRNIKYFLDAVIPWAEKYDVKLAIHPDDPPWPIFGLPRVITGRDNIRRFLDLNPSPYNGITLCTGSLGSNRDNDLPAMIREFAGEGRIHFAHIRNLKFESDKDFYESAHLSCCGSFDMFAIVKAFYDAGFKGYIRPDHGRMIWGETGRPGYGLYDRALGVTYLYGLWEAIDKMSAD
- a CDS encoding trypsin-like serine protease; this translates as MHIISIIQALLSFWRRHYILIIQAGVFRIKGTGKTAGVRCTAWAHAAQLVLRGGWSMSEKTTPSKLFLLPVVLITACLSGLAGWGGAYLALSGQPVPAVQQEAWPGSSYQGVSTAAARDETGALSIPEIVQLAGPSVVEITTETVKTDLVMRQYISGGAGSGVIIAQDGYIVTNYHVIDGARRISVTTHDGRNFEAKVVGKDPQTDLAVLKVEAAGLRPAVFGDSDKLVVGELAVAIGNPLGELGGTVTEGIISALNRDIIIDGQTMNLLQTSAAINPGNSGGGLFNSKGELIGIVNAKSSGLGIEGIGFAIPSNTVQDIAWQLVEYGYVRGRVEVGVTLVDIADVRAAMLYGVPRLGVYVISVLYEDTGFQPGDRIVSVEGREINSSKEFKNIISGYKVGDNLKVVVQRGRSFIELQVTLREAQGRR
- a CDS encoding TRAP transporter large permease; protein product: MLVVLIIFLFLLMFGMPVAFAIGVSGVVYFLMTPEIPFSIVVQRVVASTQSFTLLAIPLFVFAGNLMNYTGITKRLVKLADVLTGHMYGNLAQVSCVLSTLMGGVSGSSNADAAMECRILGPDMIKKGYARGYGGAINGLSSLIVSTIPPSMGLIIYGSVGEVSIGRLFAGGFIPGILMAIFLMVTVSITSRRRGYLPAREKPASLKEIAVAAKESFWALIFPILLIVGIRFGVFTPSEAGAFACVYAMFVGIVIHREMTWKDFKEAVRSSVMDIGAIMVIVAYSGIIGYGIVYDRVPQHLAEFLIGVTSNPVMLLFIIIIFLIVAGMFVETTVVALLLTPILLPVVTKVGVDPVHFGLIMMPMVTLGIMTPPLGIALYTVSSIMECPPEEVVKEAIPFYLAVIAVIAIVVFFPDLVLWLPNLIFD